TTGCTTCAATTTCTCTTCCATGGCCGTCACCCATCTCATCTCTCTCCATTTCCATGGTCATCGTCACCTTGCCTCCTCCCCATTGCCGCCTCGTGCCCACCGACCATCGCTGCATCTACTGTGGTGGATGCAGCGATGATCGCCGGGCGAGAAGCAAGGCAGCGTGAGTCAACGACGAAGATGAGGCAAGGTGACGATGACCAtgggaaggaggagaagaggaAGCAATTGCAGAGAACATTTTAAAACCTCTTGGGCAAAGTAGCATTTTCAACAAATCACATAGATTAGATAAGCATAAAACAAATCATTATGTAATCTCATTTTCAAGAAGGTATATAATCCTACTGACAATGATGTACGGATGAGTTaccaattgaatttatttgactTAAATAAGACTTTAACCACATGCCATGTTGATTTGGGACACGAGATTCGTGCatagatagaaaataaaaataattgtctCAAGACTTTATTAGAATGGTGCCACTCTAATAATGAAGTCAAcaaagaattcaagagaataaaaatctaaaaaataaaattgaatgagTCGACGCTACCCATGTTGTATAAAATTAGCTAATTCCTCCTTATTTCACAAATCCAAAATTAAGTTGAACTTGAGTTGCTAGACTAGCATAAATCTTAACTTGAGTTTATGAAAAATGGAAAAGTCTTGAAAGCCCTGACGGGCTTACCGAATGGGGGCAAAAAAACGAAATTACCCCCGTCcactttgtaaatttgcaaGCCACTGCCCTACTCTCTCCTCTCCCCTCGCATGGCCGTCGCCATTGCCCTCGGCTTGCTGCTGTGCCTCTCTGCCATCGCCTCCTCCCCATGTAGCGATGGTCGGCGAGGCGGCGATGGCAGCGAAGTGATGAACGCGAGGCAGCGAGGTGCGACGGTGAGCCGATGGTAGCAGCAGCCatgggagaggagaggagagagcaAGGCAGTGGCttacaaatttgtaaaatgGGTGGGACAATTTCATCATTTTGCTCCCATTCGATAACCGTGTATGTAATGTTATCTGGCCCAGTAGAACGACTTATGAAAAATTCAACACTGGATTTGGAATGCCAATATCTGAATTCTCCGGATTAGATCTACAGGGCTTAATGGATAGGTCTTCAGAATATTCCTTAACTCAACCCATTTTAGATAATGATCGTCCTTATCTTGCTTTTGCTTTGGACTTAAGAGAATACTTCAGCACCTCTTTTCAATCAAAATCACAGTAAAGTACCAGCAAACTATCAGAAGTCTTGCAGCATCTTCCCACTGATTGTTGCCAGTATTGCATTTTGCAGACAAGAATGCAATTTAGATCCATTCAAATGGATATTAACACCATAGTCTTTGCTTGCATTACAGATAACTTGATACAATTAATTATAGTCGTGGCACAACTCTTACATTGTTCAAGACAAGATCCACATTTACATTGACACAGAAGACACAACAGAATAGAATATGAAGCACACAAGAAATACAAACTAAGAGGATGGTAGGAGACGATGAATTGCTTAACTCactacactctaatttttgtttGCAGAGCAAGCTATGCGACCCCAAAATTCTTGCAGAAGAGAAGcagcatacatacatacatatatatatatatatatgtttctgcTCATGCAGTAGCTGCAGGGAGGGAATGCCCAGCAGAACAGTTTCCTGTCAAAGATTATTACCTGAAATATCAGTTTGCAGATCGCTATGGCTGCGACGGGCTAGGAGATGATGGAGGCTTCAAATCCGGGTACTGCAAACAACAAAAGTTAACAGTAAGTCTTGCCAGGAACTGGGAATTTATTGAATCCATGTATTAACTGGTTTTTGCAGATTGTCCAGGATTGGTAGCAGAGGTTCTATTCCAAACTAGATGAATAACCGATATGTGAAGAagggaaggagaaagagaattaCAAATGGGTATGGTGAAAGCGGTCTTGAAATTCCGGGAAGAGATTCTGATTTAACTTCAGTTCTGGGGACTGAATTGATTTGTGGAGGAGGTTCGGCCATGGCTTCTGCTTTCTGCACGGCAGGGGCAGCCGGGCTTGCCTCTGGAGGTGCTGGAAGAGCCTTGCTAGTCACAGTGGGCGGTAGAAGGGCTGTTCCAATTTGCTGAGTTTTTAAGTTAAGGAACACAAAAAAGGGAGGTTAGATCCAGAAGCAAAAGCAACCAAGTTTATTCAGATGAATTACAAAAAACTGGAAATAAACGGTTTATTTCAGAAGATCAACCACTGAAAATGATACTtcaccaaaatataaaaaaaataaaagatcagCACACCAATAGCATTATGCATAAATGTAAAGTACCTTAATATCGCCTGCAAGTTCCTTTGGGGCAATCTTGGTATCCAAGAATTCATTAACTTGTTGCAAAGTCTGCTTCCTTTGCTGCCATAGGAAATGGAGGGaacataaaattttactttcaaAGAAAGCGTAAAGATTACAAGGAGTTTTCACATAAACTACAAATCAATAGGGTGGTTTATGCGATACAAGGTGCTTCACAAGACGAGAATTACTAGCAATCTATACAATCTGATACCAAAAGAAAAGTATGCAGATGTGCTACAAAGCAAGCGGTAAAATCTGAATTAAGTCATTGCCTCCTTAAAACAATGTGGTAAAGTGTTAGATACCTCCTAAAATCCCAAACCAAATCTAGATATGTATAGGACACATATTCCAATTGGGAGGAAAACCAGCTGGAGTGGTTGCCCCTTCTATAGATTTTGACTTTCCACACCTAAGTAATCTAAGAGATGATGTAGCCAGGTTTTTGGGGTTGTGTGTCCAAGGTGTGTCACGATTCGATAACCAGTCATCTGAGAGTGAGCGATTTGTTATATGGAGCTGCAATGACGCAAGGGTTTCCAATTTTGTCCGTGGAAAAGTCATGGAGATTTTGCAGTTTTCTCCATCCAAAACTACATTATCATTGATTGAGTAGATTTCTCCCAATTATTGTGGGATCATGGACATAGGTCAGTTGAGACTGAACCACATTAATTTCCAGTGTcttatttctcttgatttctacGCAGTGTGCGTGATTCAATCGTAACATGGAGAAAGATATGTATTTCCCAGAGAGTGCTTTTCCAGTGAGGTAATCAGAGGAGAATATTAAAATTGTAAGGTTACTCAAAAAACCTCTGCAAAAAGGAGCTTCTTGCTGATGACTTGAATAAGAGCAGCAGAGCCTAGAAGTTGGAGAACTGTTTCCACCTGAAAGGATACAAAAATACATCAACAGTTGAATTTTCCATAGCCCCATGCTCCCCattgtcaaaaaaaattgataaagatTAAAGAAAAGCATAATGGATAATGGAAGGTCTCAAATTCTCAACAGCTGAACCtctgaaaatgccaaaattcCTAAACCCGCAGCAGCTGCAACCCCAAGGGTAACAGACAAAGCATCAGGTCCCCCCTGCAAATTTACCTTGCCGTTAAGCTATATAAAAACACATACTCTATTACAGTTGACAATCAAATTGAATGGCATACACTCGTTCCAACATTGtcagaaatgaaaataatagtGATTAAATTCACATTTAAGTGAAATATTTGTTGCTAAAATAGATAAGAGAGAAGGATTGGAATATTCAAGTAAAGTTCGACATGAAATACATACTCCAATTGCACCCTCAACAGCATCAGTCAAACCACTCAGGTCAAAACTCAATGTTTTCTTGGGCAGTATCCATGGAAGACCACTATTCTGCAAACACAAGGATTTCATCTTACAATTTCAGATTACCAAGAGTCAGAATCCAAACAAACTTGGATGcctaaaataaatgaaaattcccAACAGGGAAAAAGAATAGTAACGACCATCCATCCCCGGTTTCCTTCTGCACCATCTTTAATGGCATAAGCAGCCTTGAAGCCATTAGCAGTTACCAACTCTGCAACCAACTCAGAGTTCCCATCAAATCTGGTTTCCATCAGAAACTCCACAGCATTAGCTTTGTGCAGTAGCTATCAGAAAGATTACAGAGGGAATCCCAAATATTACTagtataattacaaaaatagaaGAGCGCCCATAATGTAAATATCAAGAAAAGACTATAAGGAATAAATcaagaacacaaaaataatagaaCAGTGGTATGAGGTTCTTATGGTTTGAAGCTCTCCTTTAGGTTCGAGCACCTTGTTCTGATGCTCAAGTTTCATATGCTAATTTCTCTTCTGCCTCTTTGAACCCAAATCATCCAACTCCTAGGTGCCCAAATTTCCTATTGTTAGAATCTGTTTCTTTGGCCTTTGTTCTGTATAACAAATTAATAGCTTATATTTCTGTTGCATGGTGGTCTGCTCACCCTGTAtcaataataaagaattaatgCTCAAACGCTATCTGAAATGAGGTATGGATACCTTCAACTATAATCTCTTtcgttttctttactttttccCATGATCCAACCAAATATATTGCCTTTGGTTGGCTGCACTGAATCAATGCTCAAGGACTTGAGTTACTGCTGATCAATTGGTACAACTCACATTATTTCCTCATCTGAACTTCATCTAGAAGATTCCTTTTGAACTTGATGCTGAAACATTGTGATCAGttgatcaaattttattttgtcacCTCCAGAAAGAGTTGGTAAGTTGTGCTTCCATGAAATACAggttggtttcacaatatca
The Diospyros lotus cultivar Yz01 chromosome 12, ASM1463336v1, whole genome shotgun sequence DNA segment above includes these coding regions:
- the LOC127786906 gene encoding rhodanese-like domain-containing protein 4, chloroplastic, with the translated sequence MQALNAVRLTPISVLSERRTEPRKISQLKSPAYSSFGTNPPNLPEGVSRSFHGSLLLLSSALNPGLARALTYEEAIQLSGSQPSSVGGPDLDVLDGIVNFVVENPLVIAGVAAFIAVPLVVSQLLSKSKPWGVESARKAYEKLGDDPSVQLLDIRAPGEVRQVGSPDIRGLKKKPVAVVYRGENKPGFLKKLALRFQEPENTTLFILDKFDGNSELVAELVTANGFKAAYAIKDGAEGNRGWMNSGLPWILPKKTLSFDLSGLTDAVEGAIGGGPDALSVTLGVAAAAGLGILAFSEVETVLQLLGSAALIQVISKKLLFAEQRKQTLQQVNEFLDTKIAPKELAGDIKQIGTALLPPTVTSKALPAPPEASPAAPAVQKAEAMAEPPPQINSVPRTEVKSESLPGISRPLSPYPFYPDLKPPSSPSPSQP